One window of Marinococcus sp. PL1-022 genomic DNA carries:
- a CDS encoding type II toxin-antitoxin system death-on-curing family toxin yields MEVFYFSEEEILFIHYTIMEMYNDSDQAGVKQYESFQTMLHRPKTELYGEEMYPSIPEKACCYYHSIARGGHIFRNGNKRTALTVFDSFLTLNGYKLTLTSKQAEDFTVYLAYDDKFKENDCIHYIIEEIGEYIQPV; encoded by the coding sequence ATGGAGGTATTTTACTTTTCTGAAGAAGAAATCCTCTTCATTCATTACACTATTATGGAAATGTATAACGACAGCGATCAAGCAGGTGTTAAACAATACGAGAGTTTCCAAACAATGCTGCATCGGCCAAAAACTGAACTATACGGTGAAGAAATGTATCCTTCCATTCCCGAGAAAGCTTGCTGCTATTATCATTCCATTGCTCGGGGTGGTCATATTTTTCGAAATGGGAATAAACGAACGGCTTTAACAGTTTTTGATTCCTTTTTAACCCTTAATGGCTACAAGCTTACACTTACTTCCAAGCAAGCAGAAGATTTCACCGTTTATTTAGCGTATGATGACAAATTCAAAGAGAATGATTGTATTCACTATATAATAGAAGAAATAGGGGAATATATTCAACCTGTATAA